The following coding sequences lie in one Kitasatospora azatica KCTC 9699 genomic window:
- a CDS encoding DUF4349 domain-containing protein, with amino-acid sequence MEHRARAAAALAVAAVIGVAGCSAGSSSHDSAAAHGAYPAPAAGTGGGVGGGAATGAAKVPGAAGTPAPVPSAAADRAMAYTGKLDLQVDDVTTALTRAQDLATAQSGYVQHENAAGDTAELVLRIPSASFAGALDQLAALGKVLDRTSQADDLTEQKVDLDSRVKSQQASVDRVRALMQDAKTLADVVSLESELSKREADLESLQRQAQELAGKTSLSTVTLELSTKPTPAAPPPVPAAPAKPGFWGSIGHALGGGWHVLVAVLHGLLVGIAALTPFLLVLGPLGWALRWFLRRRPDLDRRRPRPAPAEPAEPAEAGEAGEPSEAGGAPAE; translated from the coding sequence ATGGAGCATCGGGCAAGAGCCGCCGCCGCACTGGCCGTGGCAGCAGTCATCGGGGTGGCCGGCTGCAGCGCGGGCAGCTCGTCCCACGACAGCGCGGCGGCGCACGGGGCCTACCCGGCCCCGGCCGCAGGCACGGGCGGCGGTGTGGGCGGGGGCGCGGCGACCGGCGCCGCCAAGGTCCCGGGCGCCGCCGGGACCCCCGCACCCGTCCCGAGCGCGGCCGCCGACCGCGCGATGGCCTACACCGGCAAGCTCGACCTACAGGTCGACGACGTCACCACCGCACTGACCCGGGCCCAGGACCTCGCCACCGCCCAGTCCGGCTACGTGCAGCACGAGAACGCCGCCGGCGACACCGCCGAGCTGGTGCTGCGCATCCCGTCCGCCTCCTTCGCGGGCGCGCTGGACCAGCTGGCCGCGCTCGGCAAGGTGCTCGACCGCACCTCCCAGGCCGACGACCTGACCGAGCAGAAGGTGGACCTGGACAGCCGGGTGAAGAGCCAGCAGGCCAGCGTGGACCGGGTGCGGGCGCTGATGCAGGACGCCAAGACGCTGGCCGACGTGGTCTCGTTGGAGAGCGAGCTGAGCAAGCGCGAGGCGGACCTGGAGTCGCTGCAGCGCCAGGCTCAGGAGCTGGCCGGCAAGACCTCGCTCTCCACCGTCACCCTGGAGCTGAGCACCAAGCCGACCCCGGCCGCCCCGCCACCGGTCCCCGCCGCGCCGGCCAAGCCCGGTTTCTGGGGCTCGATCGGCCACGCGCTGGGCGGCGGCTGGCACGTGCTGGTCGCGGTGCTGCACGGTCTGCTGGTCGGGATCGCCGCGCTGACACCGTTCCTGCTGGTGCTCGGGCCGCTCGGCTGGGCGCTGCGCTGGTTCCTCCGGCGCCGTCCGGACCTCGACCGGCGTCGGCCGCGCCCCGCCCCGGCGGAACCGGCGGAACCGGCCGAAGCGGGCGAAGCGGGCGAACCGTCCGAGGCGGGCGGCGCACCCGCCGAGTGA
- the hemE gene encoding uroporphyrinogen decarboxylase, protein MSETTAAQPSARRSAAHDSAFLRACRHEPVPHTPVWFMRQAGRSLPEYLKVREGIPMLESCMRPELVKEITLQPVRRHKVDAAIFFSDIVVPLKAVGIDVDIKPGIGPVIADPIRTAADLERLRPLEPDDVPYITEAVGLLVDELGATPLIGFAGAPFTLASYLVEGGPSKSHERTKAMMYGEPELWAQLVDRLAVITAGFLKVQLDAGVSAVQLFDSWVGSLAPDDYRRSVMPASTKVFDAVAEYGVPRIHFGVGTGELLGLMGEAGADVVGVDWRVPLNEAARRVGPGKALQGNLDPAVLFAPTKVVETKAREVLHAASALGTSGHIFNLGHGVMPSMDPDALSRLVAFVHEASAR, encoded by the coding sequence GTGAGTGAGACGACCGCAGCCCAGCCTTCCGCGCGCCGGAGTGCCGCGCACGACTCCGCCTTCCTGCGTGCCTGCCGGCACGAGCCGGTGCCGCACACCCCGGTCTGGTTCATGCGGCAGGCCGGGCGCTCGCTGCCCGAGTACCTCAAGGTGCGCGAGGGCATCCCGATGCTCGAGTCCTGCATGCGGCCCGAGCTGGTCAAGGAGATCACCCTGCAGCCGGTGCGCCGGCACAAGGTGGACGCGGCGATCTTCTTCAGCGACATCGTGGTCCCGCTCAAGGCGGTCGGCATCGACGTCGACATCAAGCCCGGCATCGGCCCGGTGATCGCCGACCCGATCCGCACCGCCGCCGACCTCGAGCGGCTGCGCCCGCTGGAGCCGGACGACGTCCCCTACATCACCGAGGCGGTCGGCCTGCTGGTCGACGAGCTCGGCGCCACCCCGCTGATCGGCTTCGCCGGCGCGCCGTTCACGCTGGCCAGCTACCTGGTCGAGGGCGGCCCGTCGAAGAGCCACGAGCGCACCAAGGCCATGATGTACGGCGAGCCCGAGCTGTGGGCGCAGCTGGTGGACCGCCTCGCGGTGATCACCGCCGGCTTCCTCAAGGTGCAGCTCGATGCGGGTGTCTCCGCGGTGCAGCTCTTCGACTCCTGGGTCGGCTCGCTGGCGCCGGACGACTACCGGCGCTCCGTCATGCCGGCCAGCACCAAGGTCTTCGACGCGGTGGCCGAGTACGGCGTGCCGCGGATCCACTTCGGCGTCGGCACCGGCGAGTTGCTCGGACTGATGGGCGAGGCCGGCGCGGACGTGGTCGGCGTCGACTGGCGGGTGCCGCTCAACGAGGCGGCCCGCCGGGTCGGTCCCGGCAAGGCGCTGCAGGGCAATCTCGACCCGGCGGTGCTCTTCGCCCCCACCAAGGTGGTGGAGACCAAGGCCCGCGAGGTGCTGCACGCGGCCTCCGCGCTGGGCACCAGCGGTCACATCTTCAACCTCGGCCACGGCGTCATGCCGAGCATGGACCCGGACGCGCTGTCCCGTCTGGTGGCCTTCGTGCACGAGGCCAGCGCGCGCTGA